The segment ATTCACCGTAAAGTAGAAAGAAACACCACCTAAAACAACCGCTAACCCGACCGTTACTGGATTAATCGGCAGCTTCTTATAAAGCAGATATCCAAGCGGTAAATAGCCGATATAAAGCCAAATCTCATAGCTCCAAGGGCCATCAATATGGAACAGGAATAACGTGGTAGTGATTAGCCACATTCCAAGATAGACATACCAAGCCGTGTCATCCGTTCGTTTCATCAACCATTGCAGTACAGGAATAACAAAATAAAGCGGGATGAAATAGTAGAAAAAGCCCAGATGATAGTACGTCTCGTGGTGCGGGCTATTTTGCAGTACTTCCACAGCTAACGCAGAATCGAAGCCAGCAGAACTCCAGCCAGAAAGGTAGGCATAGAAGACAGACCAAGCAATAAAAGGAACGAGTACCTTTCCAAGACGTCTTTTGACGTAATAACCAAAATCAAAAGGACGCGTATCACTCAGCATCAAGGCACCAGAGATCAAAATAAACACAGGTACCGCCCAGCGAGTCATGCCGTTTACCGTAACGGCCGTCGCCCATTCACCATAAGGAATCGAGTTTTGTAGCTCCCGATAAGGGGCTAGGACATGAATCGCAATTACCGCCACCGCAGCCACACAGCGCATTAAATCAAAAAATATTACTCGTTTTGTCATTCAACGATTCTCTCTAGTCAATCTGCACTCGAAACCATTTTTCATTTACAACTATAAAGCACAATTAAAATAATACGTCAGTCAGTGGTAAACCTTAGTCAACATTACACTGATTGAATATCAGGGAGTAAACAAACAGAAAAATTAGACGTAAAAAAAGCCCTCATCGGAGGGCTTAGTGTTAGAACTCACTTCGGTGCAAGAATTCAATGCTCACTGCTAAGTCTTGGTAAACGCAATGAGATGATGCTGGTCACAATTAAAAAGGCTAATGACACCCATAAACAGGCGGCTAAACCACTCACCTGAAAGAGATAACCAGACAATATGGTCCCAATCAGTCGTCCCATCGCATTAGCCATGTAGTAGAAGCCGACATCAAGAGAGACACCGTCTCCTTTGGCGTAGCTGACAATTAAATAGGAATGAAGCGATGAGTTTACCGCGAATACAGCGCCAAACAACATTAAACCAATCACGATCACCCATTGAGGATGCCAGTTTTGGCTGATACCTAACGCCACAGCAGCCGTTACGATACTTAACCCTAACGCCCAACGAAATGCAGCATGCCCATCAGGAACTCGCCCTTGCGCCTTGCCCGTAATTCTTGGAGCTTGGCTTTGCACAATACCGTAACCAATCACCCACAAGGCTAGGAAACCGCCCACCCAAAGGTGATCCCACTCGAACACCGTTCCCAAATAGACCGGCAAAGCAACCACAAACCAAACGTCACGAGCACCAAAAAGAAACATTCGAGCCGCAGAAAGAATATTCACCGCAGGAGACTTAGAAAAAATCTCAGAG is part of the Vibrio diazotrophicus genome and harbors:
- a CDS encoding acyltransferase — encoded protein: MTKRVIFFDLMRCVAAVAVIAIHVLAPYRELQNSIPYGEWATAVTVNGMTRWAVPVFILISGALMLSDTRPFDFGYYVKRRLGKVLVPFIAWSVFYAYLSGWSSAGFDSALAVEVLQNSPHHETYYHLGFFYYFIPLYFVIPVLQWLMKRTDDTAWYVYLGMWLITTTLFLFHIDGPWSYEIWLYIGYLPLGYLLYKKLPINPVTVGLAVVLGGVSFYFTVNSVVELSLANGEYSVGRWFSYKTLNVVVAASMVFVLCRAVGESLSEGAKKVVSVISQHSLGIYLLHPIFLWPMKEFGWHQGHPAWVIPLWIIISGAGALAVSWLLSQSSKTRWLLP